The Triticum aestivum cultivar Chinese Spring chromosome 7B, IWGSC CS RefSeq v2.1, whole genome shotgun sequence genome window below encodes:
- the LOC123158020 gene encoding zinc transporter 10 has product MAFFEETESYYVPHLRAHLHQFAASVSAASCEEGAGDDEECRDEAAALRLKMVAVAAILIAGAVGVAIPLVGRRRRGGGGGGEGGSSGGGTFVLAKAFAAGVILATGFVHMMHDAEEKFADPCLPAMPWRRFPFPGFIAMLAALGTLVMEFVGTRFYERRHGEEAAAAAATAARDDTTALLEDGALAGMAAAAMSSDDEKQDAMHIVGMRAHAAAHQHSHAHGHDACDGGAVYDAHAHAHAQGHGHGSEERPSQAHHVVVSQILEMGIVSHSVIIGLSLGVSQSPCTIKPLVAALSFHQFFEGFALGGCISEAQFKNFSALLMAFFFAITTPAGITVGAGIASFYNANSPRALVVEGILDSMSSGILIYMALVDLIAADFLSRRMSCNPRLQVCSYVALFVGAIAMSSLAIWA; this is encoded by the exons ATGGCGTTCTTCGAG GAGACGGAGTCGTACTACGTCCCCCACCTCCGCGCCCACCTACACCAATTCGCAG CGTCGGTCTCCGCGGCGAGCTGCGAGGAGGGGGCGGGCGACGACGAGGAGTGCCGCGACGAGGCTGCCGCGCTAAGGCTCAAGATGGTGGCCGTCGCCGCCATCCTCATCGCCGGCGCGGTCGGCGTCGCCATCCCGCTCGTCGgccggaggcggcgcggcggcggcggcggcggcgagggcgggtCCTCCGGCGGCGGGACGTTCGTGCTCGCCAAGGCGTTCGCGGCGGGGGTCATCCTCGCCACGGGGTTCGTGCACATGATGCACGACGCCGAGGAGAAGTTCGCCGACCCGTGCCTCCCGGCCATGCCGTGGCGCCGGTTCCCCTTCCCGGGCTTCATCGCCATGCTCGCCGCGCTGGGCACGCTCGTCATGGAGTTCGTCGGCACCCGCTTCTACGAGCGCAGGCACGGCGAGGAGGCCGctgccgccgcggccacagccgcgCGTGACGACACCACGGCGCTGCTCGAGGACGGCGCGCTCGCAGGGATGGCTGCCGCCGCGATGAGCAGCGACGACGAGAAGCAGGACGCCATGCACATCGTGGGCATGCGCGCGCACGCGGCGGCGCACCAGCACAGCCATGCGCATGGCCATGACGCGTGCGATGGTGGAGCCGTGTACGACGCCCATGCACACGCCCACGCCCAGGGCCATGGGCATGGCAGCGAGGAGAGGCCGTCCCAAGCTCATCATGTGGTTGTCTCGCAG ATTCTGGAGATGGGGATTGTATCTCATTCGGTGATCATCGGGCTATCCTTGGGCGTTTCGCAAAGCCCATGTACCATTAAACCTCTTGTTGCCGCCCTCTCCTTCCACCAGTTCTTCGAGGGTTTTGCCTTGGGTGGCTGCATTTCTGAG GCGCAGTTCAAGAATTTCTCTGCACTCCTGATGGCTTTCTTCTTTGCTATCACAACACCTGCTGGGATCACCGTGGGGGCGGGGATCGCGTCGTTCTACAACGCCAACAGCCCCAGGGCATTGGTGGTGGAAGGCATTCTGGATTCAATGTCATCTGGTATACTGATCTATATGGCATTAGTGGATCTCATTGCTGCTGATTTCCTGAGCCGGAGGATGAGCTGCAATCCGAGGCTGCAAGTGTGCTCATACGTTGCCTTGTTTGTCGGGGCTATTGCCATGTCATCACTGGCTATCTGGGCTTAG